In Persicimonas caeni, a single window of DNA contains:
- the rpmA gene encoding 50S ribosomal protein L27, giving the protein MAHKKGQGSTRNGRDSNPQYRGVKAYGGEYVKAGSIIVRQLGTKFHAGLNVGLGKDYTIFAKKNGHVHFRNVAGGRKVISVIPEDEQAAAE; this is encoded by the coding sequence ATGGCTCATAAAAAGGGACAGGGTAGTACTCGTAACGGCCGCGATTCGAATCCACAGTATCGCGGTGTCAAAGCCTACGGCGGCGAATACGTCAAAGCCGGCTCGATCATCGTGCGCCAGTTGGGCACGAAGTTCCACGCCGGTCTCAACGTCGGCCTGGGCAAAGACTACACCATCTTCGCCAAGAAGAATGGCCACGTTCACTTCCGCAACGTCGCCGGCGGCCGCAAGGTCATCTCGGTGATCCCGGAAGACGAGCAGGCCGCGGCTGAGTAA
- the obgE gene encoding GTPase ObgE, which yields MFVDEAKIEIEAGRGGDGVTSFRREKYVPRGGPDGGDGGKGGDVVLVATTNQHTLSDYRHQKHIRAKNGRPGEGNNRTGANGDDKVIALPVGTLVYDDTSGELLVDMVEEGQTYVAAHGGKGGLGNTRFKSATNRAPRKSTQGKPGESLMLRLELKLIADVGLVGFPSVGKSTIISTLSSARPKVAAYHFTTLTPNLGVVQWNPLEEFTIADIPGLIEGAHEGKGLGIQFLKHIERTNLIVHVIEVLPEAEAEAYGREPIADFETLRGELRAFNEDLLELPELVCLNKIDLPYVAEKADELRAYFEDELGLPFMAISAATHQNIEEFKKMLGHAVKEGSFDTGPAKEWWEE from the coding sequence ATGTTTGTCGACGAAGCAAAAATTGAGATCGAAGCAGGACGCGGCGGCGACGGCGTGACCTCTTTTCGCCGAGAGAAATACGTGCCCCGCGGCGGCCCCGATGGCGGCGACGGCGGCAAGGGCGGCGACGTGGTGCTCGTGGCGACGACCAATCAGCACACGCTGAGCGATTATCGCCACCAGAAGCATATCCGCGCCAAAAACGGCCGCCCCGGCGAGGGCAACAACCGCACCGGCGCCAACGGCGACGACAAGGTGATCGCGTTGCCCGTCGGCACGCTCGTCTACGACGACACCAGCGGCGAATTGCTCGTCGATATGGTCGAGGAAGGCCAGACCTACGTGGCCGCCCACGGCGGCAAAGGCGGCCTTGGAAATACCCGCTTCAAGTCGGCGACCAACCGCGCGCCCCGCAAGTCGACGCAGGGTAAGCCCGGCGAGTCGCTCATGCTGCGCCTCGAGCTCAAGCTGATCGCCGACGTCGGCCTGGTCGGCTTTCCCTCCGTGGGCAAGTCGACGATCATCTCGACGCTGTCGAGCGCGCGCCCCAAGGTCGCTGCGTATCACTTCACGACGCTTACTCCCAACCTGGGCGTGGTGCAGTGGAATCCCCTCGAGGAGTTCACCATCGCGGACATCCCCGGGCTCATCGAGGGCGCGCACGAGGGCAAGGGGCTGGGAATCCAGTTCCTCAAGCACATCGAGCGCACCAACCTGATCGTGCACGTCATCGAGGTGCTCCCGGAGGCCGAGGCCGAGGCCTACGGCCGCGAGCCGATCGCCGACTTCGAGACGCTTCGAGGCGAGCTGCGCGCGTTCAACGAGGATCTACTCGAGCTGCCCGAGCTCGTCTGCCTCAACAAGATCGACCTGCCGTACGTGGCCGAAAAGGCCGACGAGCTTCGCGCCTACTTCGAAGACGAGCTCGGCCTGCCGTTCATGGCCATCTCGGCGGCGACTCACCAGAATATCGAAGAGTTCAAGAAGATGCTTGGCCACGCGGTCAAAGAAGGAAGCTTCGATACCGGTCCGGCCAAAGAGTGGTGGGAAGAGTAA
- a CDS encoding TrmH family RNA methyltransferase: MTDPLNPRFPHDETITIGEHELSADEVIELLAPRLTERRMQRIDEVIAKRTCEIACVFDGPYDMGNVSAVLRTCEGLGIQPVHLIETQEKFKEANRVTQGAEKWLDIRRWKDPKECVADLKRRGYRICATHLEASRPIAEIDFSEPTALVMGNEQDGVSQEVLEASDLRCIIPMAGFTQSYNISVAAALTLYHVRRWRIDRLGREGELSEREQKLLRAHFFLRGIDRGRDYLAELLARAT; encoded by the coding sequence ATGACCGACCCGCTCAACCCCCGCTTCCCGCACGACGAGACGATCACGATCGGCGAGCACGAATTGTCAGCCGACGAGGTGATCGAGTTGCTCGCCCCGCGGTTGACCGAACGACGGATGCAGCGCATCGACGAGGTGATCGCCAAGCGCACCTGCGAAATCGCCTGCGTGTTCGACGGCCCCTACGACATGGGGAACGTGTCGGCTGTGCTGCGCACCTGCGAAGGATTGGGAATCCAACCCGTGCACCTGATCGAGACCCAGGAAAAGTTCAAGGAGGCCAACCGGGTCACCCAGGGCGCCGAAAAGTGGCTCGACATTCGCCGATGGAAAGATCCGAAGGAGTGCGTCGCCGATCTAAAGCGGCGCGGCTATCGGATCTGCGCGACCCACCTGGAGGCCTCGCGCCCCATCGCCGAGATCGACTTCTCCGAGCCCACCGCTCTGGTGATGGGTAACGAGCAAGATGGGGTCAGCCAGGAAGTGCTCGAGGCGAGCGATCTGCGCTGTATCATCCCCATGGCCGGGTTCACCCAGAGTTACAACATCTCGGTGGCCGCCGCGCTCACCCTGTATCACGTGCGCCGCTGGCGCATCGATCGGCTCGGGCGCGAGGGTGAGCTGAGCGAGCGCGAGCAGAAACTGCTGCGCGCCCACTTCTTTTTGAGGGGGATCGATCGGGGTCGTGACTATCTCGCGGAGTTGTTGGCGAGGGCGACTTGA
- a CDS encoding CYTH domain-containing protein, producing MPTEIERKFLVTGDSWKERVVAQTPMRQGYFETGPMSTVRVRIEGERAVLTIKGPTVGISRAEYEYEIPMEDARQMLDIFCTDRQVEKVRYDVEFGGKLWEVDVFEGANAGLVTAEVELERPDEEVELPAWIGDDVSKESRYRNACLARQPWTTWAPESRNP from the coding sequence ATGCCCACAGAAATCGAACGAAAATTCCTCGTCACCGGCGACTCTTGGAAAGAACGCGTCGTCGCCCAAACGCCAATGCGCCAGGGCTATTTCGAGACGGGGCCGATGTCGACGGTGCGTGTGCGTATCGAGGGGGAGCGGGCGGTGTTGACGATCAAGGGGCCGACGGTGGGGATTTCGCGGGCGGAGTACGAGTATGAGATCCCGATGGAGGACGCCCGGCAGATGCTCGACATCTTTTGCACGGACCGACAGGTCGAGAAGGTGCGCTACGACGTCGAGTTTGGCGGCAAGCTGTGGGAGGTCGACGTGTTCGAGGGCGCGAACGCAGGGCTCGTCACGGCAGAAGTGGAGTTGGAGCGCCCCGACGAAGAGGTCGAGCTCCCCGCATGGATTGGCGACGACGTCTCAAAAGAGAGTCGCTATCGCAACGCATGCCTGGCACGGCAGCCCTGGACCACCTGGGCCCCCGAATCCCGAAATCCCTAG
- a CDS encoding OmpA family protein → MQRLSIWGVAMLALLAVYLQPAESRAQDLDLPDLQLERFRPAPGPADYLNVYGTGVPNHLEWDASFYVGYADDPMQISTRNFPFRETVDVQSTMSLLGSVGLYDKFEVGILLPVTLLQTSQELQPILPQGAGSSTDLSIMGLNDWRLTGKYQILDLLTDPLGLAVVGGLYLPLATQETLTSDGGVGGELIAAADYWLWRGIRLGANLGYRYRPTRAVLRDSTLGDEFLWGVAFNAPLFVRELDAILEFDGAISLARDQGYGGLSKGEVSTEVKLAGRYALSDDWTVTFGMGSSLGEGIGSPDMRAFIGLGGYWVSGGRWSFDYDGDGFYGSVDQCPDEVEDYDGFEDHDGCVDPDNDGDGVPDKVDRCPGTPPDTPVRTDGCVDNDLDGDGIPNSKDDCPEDPEDLDDFEDGDGCPDVDNDKDGIPDTQDQCPDEAETLNGFKDEDGCPDNPSEKVTITNDKLVIADKVHFETAKATIRQESYEILDEVAKVLKQNPQIKLLRVEGHTDDRGSESYNQKLSQRRADSVRKYLIKQGVDRDRLIAAGYGESDPIADNETAEGRSDNRRVAFTILETASSTAE, encoded by the coding sequence ATGCAGCGCCTTTCGATTTGGGGCGTAGCGATGTTGGCGCTGCTGGCGGTGTATCTGCAGCCGGCGGAGAGCCGCGCGCAAGATCTCGATCTGCCCGATTTGCAGCTCGAGCGCTTTCGCCCCGCGCCCGGTCCGGCCGATTACCTGAACGTCTACGGCACCGGCGTGCCCAACCACCTGGAGTGGGACGCGAGCTTCTACGTGGGCTACGCCGACGACCCCATGCAGATCTCGACGCGCAACTTTCCGTTTCGCGAGACGGTCGACGTCCAGTCGACGATGTCGCTGCTCGGAAGCGTCGGTCTGTACGACAAGTTCGAGGTGGGCATCCTCTTGCCGGTCACCCTTCTGCAGACGAGTCAAGAGCTGCAGCCGATCTTGCCGCAAGGCGCCGGCTCGAGCACCGATCTGTCGATCATGGGACTCAACGACTGGCGGCTGACGGGTAAGTATCAGATCCTCGATCTGCTCACCGATCCGCTGGGCCTGGCCGTGGTGGGTGGTCTCTACCTCCCGCTGGCCACTCAAGAGACACTGACAAGCGACGGCGGCGTGGGCGGCGAGCTCATCGCGGCGGCCGACTACTGGCTGTGGCGGGGCATTCGCCTGGGCGCCAACCTGGGCTACCGCTACCGCCCCACCCGCGCCGTGTTGCGCGACAGCACTCTGGGTGACGAATTCCTGTGGGGCGTGGCATTCAACGCCCCCCTCTTCGTGCGCGAACTCGACGCCATCCTCGAGTTCGACGGCGCGATCAGCTTGGCCCGCGACCAGGGCTATGGCGGCCTCTCCAAAGGCGAGGTATCGACCGAAGTCAAATTGGCGGGCCGCTACGCACTCAGCGACGACTGGACGGTGACCTTCGGCATGGGTTCGAGCCTGGGCGAGGGCATCGGCTCGCCCGACATGCGCGCGTTTATCGGGCTGGGCGGCTATTGGGTTTCGGGCGGCCGGTGGTCCTTCGACTACGACGGTGACGGCTTTTACGGCTCGGTCGACCAGTGCCCCGACGAGGTCGAAGATTACGACGGCTTTGAAGACCACGACGGCTGCGTCGATCCCGACAATGACGGCGACGGTGTGCCCGACAAGGTCGACCGCTGCCCGGGCACCCCGCCCGACACTCCGGTGCGCACCGACGGCTGCGTCGACAATGATCTCGACGGCGACGGCATCCCCAACAGCAAGGACGATTGCCCCGAAGATCCCGAGGACCTCGACGACTTTGAAGACGGCGACGGCTGCCCCGACGTCGACAACGACAAAGACGGCATTCCAGACACCCAAGATCAGTGCCCGGATGAAGCCGAGACGCTCAACGGTTTCAAGGATGAGGACGGCTGCCCGGACAACCCGTCCGAAAAGGTGACGATCACCAACGATAAGCTCGTCATCGCCGACAAGGTTCACTTCGAGACCGCCAAGGCCACGATCCGCCAGGAGAGCTACGAGATCTTGGACGAGGTCGCCAAGGTGTTGAAGCAGAACCCGCAGATCAAGCTGTTGCGCGTCGAAGGCCACACCGACGACCGCGGCTCGGAGAGTTACAACCAAAAGCTCAGCCAGCGTCGCGCCGACAGCGTGCGTAAGTACTTGATCAAACAGGGCGTCGACCGCGACCGACTCATCGCGGCAGGTTACGGCGAGTCGGACCCGATCGCCGACAACGAGACTGCCGAGGGCCGCAGCGATAACCGACGCGTTGCGTTCACGATTCTGGAGACTGCGAGTTCCACAGCCGAATGA
- a CDS encoding 2,3,4,5-tetrahydropyridine-2,6-dicarboxylate N-succinyltransferase, translated as MTDKLLQEIDRLFELPADELGDDAREVFDQFLDLLEAGELRAAKPLGDGEWEVQPSVKRGILLGFRMGENQPLESAGPLQFSDKHTYPTQTLPTSERNIRLVPGGSSVRRGAYLGNNVTMMPPAYVNVGAYVDDGTMVDSHALVGSCAQIGKNVHLSASAQIGGVLEPIGQTPVIVEDDVLVGGNTGLYEGVHVREGAVIGAGSVLTASTPVFDMVKEEVYRATKDQPLVIPPGAVVIPGTRPARGVFAERHGLHMAALLIIKYRDEKTDASTALEEMLR; from the coding sequence ATGACCGATAAACTGCTTCAAGAAATCGATCGCCTGTTCGAACTGCCTGCTGACGAGCTCGGGGACGACGCCCGAGAGGTGTTCGACCAGTTTTTGGACCTGCTCGAAGCCGGCGAGCTGCGCGCGGCCAAGCCGCTGGGCGACGGCGAGTGGGAAGTCCAGCCGTCGGTCAAGCGCGGCATCCTGCTCGGCTTTCGCATGGGCGAGAACCAGCCGCTGGAGAGCGCAGGCCCGCTGCAGTTCAGCGACAAGCACACCTATCCGACCCAGACGCTTCCGACGAGCGAGCGCAATATCCGACTGGTGCCCGGCGGCTCGTCGGTGCGCCGTGGGGCGTACTTGGGCAACAACGTCACGATGATGCCGCCCGCCTACGTCAACGTGGGTGCCTACGTCGACGACGGCACCATGGTCGACTCGCACGCGCTCGTGGGCAGCTGCGCGCAAATTGGTAAAAACGTGCACCTGTCGGCCAGCGCCCAGATTGGCGGAGTGCTCGAGCCGATCGGCCAGACCCCGGTCATCGTCGAGGACGACGTGCTCGTGGGCGGCAACACCGGGCTGTACGAGGGCGTGCATGTGCGCGAGGGCGCCGTCATCGGCGCCGGAAGCGTGCTCACGGCCAGCACCCCCGTATTCGACATGGTCAAAGAAGAGGTCTATCGCGCCACCAAAGACCAGCCGCTGGTGATTCCGCCCGGCGCGGTGGTCATCCCCGGCACGCGCCCGGCGCGCGGCGTTTTCGCCGAACGCCACGGCCTGCACATGGCCGCGCTGCTCATCATCAAGTATCGCGACGAGAAGACCGACGCGAGCACCGCGCTCGAGGAGATGCTTCGGTGA
- the secG gene encoding preprotein translocase subunit SecG → METVLIVIHVVCSFLLVVAILLQSGKGGGLAAGFGGAGAGTQVFGGAGAGGFLSKATIGLAAIFMSTSLALAYISSQPRSAMSLEGGAATGNQEEKIIDQGGAGGNGAAAPAADEAGQDEAGQDEAAPIMAPTGDAPAEGGDEAAAPAEEPAAGDEAAGEENTE, encoded by the coding sequence ATGGAAACCGTTCTTATCGTCATTCACGTCGTCTGTTCGTTCCTCTTGGTCGTCGCCATCCTCTTGCAATCGGGCAAGGGCGGCGGTCTGGCCGCAGGCTTTGGCGGCGCGGGCGCCGGCACGCAGGTATTCGGTGGCGCAGGCGCCGGTGGCTTTTTGAGCAAGGCCACCATCGGTCTGGCCGCGATCTTCATGTCGACCAGCTTGGCGCTGGCCTACATTTCCAGCCAGCCGCGCTCGGCGATGTCGCTCGAGGGCGGCGCCGCGACCGGCAACCAGGAAGAAAAGATCATCGACCAGGGCGGCGCCGGCGGTAACGGCGCTGCTGCTCCGGCTGCAGATGAGGCCGGACAAGACGAAGCTGGACAGGACGAAGCCGCGCCGATCATGGCCCCCACCGGCGATGCTCCGGCTGAGGGCGGCGACGAAGCAGCTGCTCCGGCCGAAGAGCCGGCTGCCGGCGATGAAGCCGCAGGCGAAGAGAACACCGAGTAA
- the kamE gene encoding lysine 5,6-aminomutase subunit beta, whose translation MTTTGRKGATPPDLTQVRPYGDTLDDGQVQLSFTLPVPHGPEADEAARQMAKKMGLEEPQVYHSRDLGEGYTYFIVYGRFLQSVDYTKIHVAKVETERMDFYEINDYIKAKIGRKITILGACTGTDAHSVGIDAIMNMKGYSGEYGLERYPMIDAHNLGMQVLNEELIAHAIDKGADALLVSQVVTQKDIHIKNLSELIDMLEAEGLRQHLIVVAGGPRISHELALELGFDAGFGPGTTAPDVASFVAQELVARKLA comes from the coding sequence ATGACCACCACCGGCCGAAAAGGCGCCACGCCACCCGATCTCACCCAGGTCCGCCCCTACGGCGACACGCTCGACGACGGACAGGTCCAGCTCTCGTTCACCCTGCCGGTGCCTCACGGCCCGGAGGCCGACGAAGCCGCGCGGCAGATGGCCAAGAAGATGGGGCTCGAGGAACCGCAGGTCTACCACAGTCGAGATCTCGGCGAGGGTTACACCTACTTCATCGTCTACGGGCGCTTTCTGCAGTCGGTCGACTACACCAAAATCCACGTCGCGAAGGTCGAGACCGAGCGGATGGATTTCTACGAGATCAACGACTACATCAAAGCCAAGATCGGCCGAAAAATCACCATCTTGGGCGCGTGCACCGGCACCGACGCCCACTCGGTGGGCATCGACGCGATCATGAACATGAAGGGCTACTCGGGCGAGTATGGCCTGGAACGCTACCCGATGATCGATGCGCACAACCTGGGCATGCAGGTGCTCAACGAAGAGCTCATCGCCCACGCCATCGACAAGGGCGCCGACGCGCTGTTGGTCAGCCAGGTGGTCACCCAAAAGGACATCCACATCAAAAATCTCTCCGAGCTCATCGACATGCTCGAGGCCGAGGGATTGCGCCAACACCTGATCGTGGTCGCCGGCGGACCGCGCATCTCCCACGAGTTGGCCCTGGAGCTCGGCTTCGACGCCGGCTTCGGCCCCGGCACGACCGCTCCGGACGTGGCGAGTTTTGTGGCACAGGAGTTGGTGGCGCGGAAGTTGGCGTAG
- a CDS encoding WD40/YVTN/BNR-like repeat-containing protein gives MLATLSGCAQEHTTIELSPVPMPEGGSVYTVAVLDDEARLDVVAPSRAGLFVHRNDSGPWQRVSPRWPEKLPERHSAPLRGLEAAGNSLNFPHSEVFTAHEGRLWMVTGVPGPDGTKLMVSDNVGRTWRMVALPETVGAEEGSDDDAAPSATGTTSVATTSAEIPAAHVRLLNFGDEGLYLINATHLWKLSSEPGAVLAKEPWEPLELEGVEFETKAGDIKLPTVLRHYLPANEARPFELLTVLREKLFVYRRDGDGKWNRVATLPGADRDLVPIPGSDGVLMLTPQGLYRTSDGAQDWQPIELPKPAQTSPEGMALEVLPSRDEAPTVVLLSLDTGEIFRSVDLGQHWNEVRPADADRRPVTDFVHSVKRNRVWAASRGAGVLRSLDRGQTWHQINDELRTTRGFDMGLDDNGGFLIGTDAGLFRQVGSATEGHWQMLQDRATTTIFVETDSGAIINGTANGAIVRLEPDGKTTTAEAAPFDQLDSIAYRPMRFRGTELPPRSIIAIDSRPDSQHVFAWSAQEGPLMSLDGGISWTRLMLNPAFRSALEGTYLSNFTTDFGERMYLMTHSLDGTAPAQLWRSYNNGDTWHAVWSLPRDKQRNGVYVARSSAYDPEMLFMAHRGRFAKSLDGGNSWTDIPGPWKGTRVLAYNIDRRNHLLALDTGHTTSLLRVRETDEEKPKITSYTLRWPASAQSQRDDIRRVSLRNGRVYVMTHAGVLTGTLPDGQQRLPDGLAIIATIVSILVLTGIGFGILRWKA, from the coding sequence GTGCTGGCGACTCTGAGCGGCTGCGCCCAGGAGCACACGACGATCGAGCTCAGCCCGGTGCCGATGCCTGAAGGAGGCTCGGTCTACACGGTCGCGGTGCTCGACGACGAGGCGCGCTTGGACGTCGTCGCGCCCTCGCGCGCCGGGCTGTTCGTGCACCGAAACGATTCGGGGCCATGGCAGCGCGTCTCGCCGCGCTGGCCCGAAAAGCTGCCCGAACGCCACTCGGCGCCGCTGCGCGGTTTGGAGGCGGCCGGCAACTCCCTGAACTTCCCGCACTCCGAGGTCTTCACGGCCCACGAAGGCCGGCTGTGGATGGTCACGGGCGTGCCCGGCCCCGACGGCACCAAGTTGATGGTCAGCGACAACGTCGGTCGCACCTGGCGGATGGTGGCGCTGCCCGAGACGGTCGGCGCCGAAGAAGGCTCCGATGACGACGCCGCTCCGTCGGCGACCGGCACGACATCGGTCGCTACAACCTCCGCCGAGATCCCCGCTGCGCACGTGCGCCTGCTGAATTTCGGCGACGAAGGCCTCTACCTGATCAACGCCACCCATTTGTGGAAGCTCAGCTCCGAGCCCGGCGCGGTGCTCGCCAAGGAACCCTGGGAGCCGCTCGAGCTCGAGGGGGTCGAGTTCGAAACGAAGGCAGGCGACATCAAGCTACCGACGGTGCTGCGCCATTACCTTCCGGCCAACGAAGCCCGCCCTTTCGAGCTGCTCACGGTGCTTCGAGAAAAGCTCTTCGTCTATCGCCGAGACGGCGATGGCAAGTGGAACCGAGTGGCGACGCTCCCGGGCGCCGACCGCGACCTGGTGCCGATTCCGGGCTCCGACGGCGTCCTGATGCTCACCCCGCAGGGGCTCTACCGCACCTCCGACGGCGCCCAGGACTGGCAACCCATCGAGCTGCCCAAGCCCGCGCAGACCTCCCCGGAAGGGATGGCGCTGGAGGTCCTCCCCTCTCGAGACGAGGCCCCCACGGTCGTCCTGCTGTCCCTCGACACCGGCGAGATCTTTCGCAGTGTGGACCTCGGCCAGCATTGGAACGAGGTGCGCCCCGCCGACGCCGACCGCCGGCCGGTGACCGACTTCGTGCACAGCGTCAAGCGAAACCGCGTGTGGGCCGCCTCGCGTGGCGCAGGCGTTCTACGCTCGCTCGACCGCGGCCAGACTTGGCACCAGATCAACGACGAGCTTCGTACGACGCGCGGCTTCGACATGGGTCTGGACGACAACGGCGGGTTTCTCATCGGCACCGACGCGGGGCTCTTTCGTCAGGTCGGCTCGGCGACCGAGGGTCACTGGCAGATGCTTCAAGACCGGGCGACCACCACCATCTTCGTGGAGACGGACAGCGGCGCGATCATCAACGGCACCGCCAATGGGGCGATTGTGCGCCTCGAGCCCGACGGGAAGACCACCACCGCCGAGGCCGCCCCCTTCGACCAACTCGACAGCATCGCCTACCGGCCGATGCGGTTTCGCGGCACGGAGTTGCCGCCGCGATCGATCATCGCGATCGACTCACGGCCCGACAGCCAACACGTGTTCGCCTGGTCCGCCCAAGAGGGCCCGCTGATGTCGCTCGACGGCGGCATCTCGTGGACCCGCCTGATGCTCAACCCGGCGTTTCGCAGCGCGCTCGAGGGCACCTACCTGTCGAATTTCACCACCGACTTCGGCGAGCGCATGTACTTGATGACCCACTCGCTCGACGGCACGGCGCCGGCGCAGCTGTGGCGCTCGTACAACAACGGCGACACCTGGCACGCGGTGTGGAGCCTGCCGCGCGACAAACAGCGCAACGGTGTCTACGTCGCCCGCAGCTCGGCTTACGACCCCGAGATGCTGTTCATGGCCCACCGCGGCCGCTTCGCCAAATCGCTCGACGGCGGCAACTCCTGGACCGACATCCCCGGCCCGTGGAAAGGCACACGCGTGCTCGCCTACAACATCGACCGACGCAACCACCTGCTCGCGCTCGACACCGGCCACACCACCAGCCTGCTGCGCGTGCGCGAGACCGACGAGGAGAAGCCCAAGATCACCTCGTACACCCTGCGTTGGCCGGCCAGCGCCCAGTCGCAACGCGACGATATCCGCCGCGTCTCCCTGCGCAACGGGCGTGTCTACGTCATGACCCACGCCGGCGTTCTCACCGGAACCCTGCCTGACGGCCAGCAACGGCTGCCCGACGGGTTGGCGATCATCGCCACCATCGTGTCGATTCTAGTTTTGACCGGGATTGGCTTCGGGATCTTGCGCTGGAAGGCGTAG
- a CDS encoding tetratricopeptide repeat protein, with protein MADQVDQKTNGVSTLSDTFLETTRKLVERSIDEDTIEEDREAFFEALFLLQSGDVDGAIDGFRSAARKAGAPFDALSIVALAECQRIRGREAAAIREWKKIASDDDAPHAARYVAWLSLASLAERRQDQRLLQKANDALEEFPEH; from the coding sequence ATGGCAGATCAGGTAGATCAGAAGACAAACGGCGTATCGACCCTGTCCGACACCTTTTTGGAGACCACGCGCAAGCTGGTCGAGCGAAGCATCGACGAAGACACCATCGAGGAGGACCGGGAAGCGTTTTTCGAAGCGCTCTTCCTGCTCCAGTCCGGGGACGTCGACGGTGCCATCGACGGGTTTCGAAGCGCGGCGCGCAAAGCAGGCGCCCCCTTCGACGCTCTGTCCATTGTCGCGCTCGCCGAATGCCAGCGCATCCGCGGCCGAGAAGCGGCCGCGATTCGCGAGTGGAAAAAAATCGCCAGTGACGACGATGCTCCCCATGCCGCGCGCTACGTGGCGTGGCTGAGCTTGGCGTCGCTAGCCGAGCGGCGCCAAGACCAGCGTCTGCTCCAGAAGGCGAACGACGCCCTCGAAGAGTTCCCCGAACACTGA
- the rplU gene encoding 50S ribosomal protein L21 yields MHAVIKTGGKQYRVEPGDEFNVEKLKDAEVGSEITFDEVLAVGNGDDMAVGTPVVDGASVTAQIVEHGRDRKKIVFKKKRRKKYRKKRGHRQHYTRIRITDVSAS; encoded by the coding sequence ATGCATGCAGTGATTAAAACCGGCGGTAAGCAGTACCGGGTCGAGCCCGGTGACGAATTCAACGTCGAGAAACTCAAGGATGCCGAAGTCGGCTCCGAGATTACCTTTGACGAAGTGCTCGCCGTCGGTAACGGCGACGACATGGCTGTCGGCACTCCCGTGGTCGACGGCGCCAGCGTTACCGCTCAGATCGTCGAGCACGGCCGAGACCGCAAGAAAATCGTCTTCAAGAAAAAGCGGCGCAAAAAGTATCGCAAGAAGCGCGGCCACCGTCAGCACTACACCCGCATTCGCATCACCGACGTCAGCGCGAGCTGA
- a CDS encoding pentapeptide repeat-containing protein produces the protein MSSKALTNLVRKGNVKKFHRAVQQHEEEHGELPSLEMASFSGVELSGFDFTGIDLSNVAFEECTLTECRFDECPLDGVYMHSCTLLNCHFEGAKGNGFAIDACTLSRCEFEDCSFEMPEWTDSQLNDCTLKNLSGSDFFFERMTFKGGHWSNVNAESGELRYVTLREMSIEGVDLTGCDAASCYLKGVEMTDTELPEGFVEKTGRRRVI, from the coding sequence ATGTCTTCGAAAGCACTGACCAATTTGGTCCGTAAGGGAAACGTCAAGAAATTCCACCGCGCCGTCCAGCAGCACGAGGAGGAGCACGGAGAGTTGCCGTCTTTGGAGATGGCCTCTTTTTCTGGCGTCGAACTCTCCGGCTTCGACTTCACGGGCATCGACCTGTCGAACGTAGCCTTCGAAGAGTGCACACTCACGGAGTGCCGCTTCGACGAGTGCCCCCTCGACGGCGTCTACATGCACAGCTGCACGCTGCTGAACTGCCACTTCGAGGGCGCCAAGGGCAACGGCTTTGCCATCGACGCGTGCACCTTGAGCCGGTGCGAGTTCGAAGACTGCAGCTTCGAGATGCCAGAGTGGACCGACTCGCAGCTCAACGACTGCACGCTCAAGAATCTGTCGGGCAGCGACTTCTTCTTCGAGCGCATGACCTTCAAGGGAGGCCACTGGAGCAACGTCAACGCCGAATCGGGCGAGTTGCGCTATGTCACCCTGCGCGAGATGAGCATCGAAGGCGTCGACCTGACCGGGTGCGACGCAGCCAGCTGCTACCTCAAGGGCGTCGAAATGACCGACACCGAACTCCCCGAGGGCTTTGTCGAGAAGACGGGCCGTCGCCGGGTTATTTGA